The genomic DNA TTTGGAAAGTGACAATTTTGTTGTTGTAAAGTAGTCAAAAGATTAGTATTTGgacccatattcctagcatgcaatgactacatcaagctttttcagtgtaaacttaaacgaCTCAAACCGGATATGAAGTCTGTAGAAAAAATAATGgggcaaaatgtttttaaataacatcatctttgagaactatcaccaaaataaaaaaaatcttaaaatCTGAAATTCCAAAAATGTCATGGCATGGGgcacccattgattttgttataatgtttaAGTCACTCAGATAGCATTAGGACACGGcgtaagccatggcaaaatgtgtataattgcaggaaattagctataAAATGGAAAACTTTTGTATATGCGGCCATGAGGAGAGTCTCTAAAACTGTGCCATTGACCACACCCACtacttaaaaaaaattaaaaacatttttacaataaaagtgactccaaaatgatacaatacattatttaccattcatttctattgggcacaaaataatctgaaacaaccaaaatGCACAACACAACAGCAAGCTTGACCAGCGTAAGAACTCCCTGCCCATAGAATGATGAAATCACCACTGTTTTTCTGGTCAGATCATGTGTTCCCGGGAAAGAATCCTGGCCCTAGAAGTGACCGTACCTTGGCATCTCTCCGTCACAACCCTGGAGGCTTTAGAGAGCCCATTGCTGGCAGTACAGGTGAAGGTGGCATTTCTGTTGGGGCTGTAAGACGTCCAGACGACAGAGACGTTGGTGTTGGGATTCCCCTTCCAGAAGGCATCCTCAAACACAGCCTCTGGTTCCCAGGAGAGGTGGGTGTCCTTCACTGAAGAGGAGCACTGAAGAGCCATCACACAATGGCTGTCCTTCAACATGCTGAAGACCTTACGGACGCTGGGCTTGCTGAGACGCTCTGGACATTTGAACGGAAATACAGGAAGCTCTCGTGAATAGAAAACACATTTTCCAGAAACAAAACTGGgaatacaacatgaatacagtaGAGTTGTTCCACCAAATGAGTaccttttgcatccctttgatattttaattaGAAATTGTGCTTAAATATTCAGTTTTAAAAGACTGTTATAAGAATAAGACCTCATAGAAAATATAATAAATCTGTGAGAAAGTGCCAAAATTCTGCATTTTAACATGTCCCTCCTGTCCGCACCTACTGTGATTTCTAGATAGATCTCAACATAATTAACCCCAACCCCAAAAGtgttcaccatcattgtaaagccctagttattttgttgctttaacAAATgaatttctgaagattattatttatttcatatgaTTAGTGATTCATCTTATCACATGAAACGCCTGTCCCTCatgttaaggtcaaccctgttacgtgaactggACTCTTGTTTTAATATTGTGAaactattcatattttttcaaaagaaacattgaacatctaatattGAAATCATAATGTAAAAGCAGgcgagctggttctactcttttttggcctttttctggtgttttgtggtggaaaactgagtgaGTCGAGCATAACACGTataccctgttacccatagatagacagactAGAAATGTTTAACAATACATGTTTTGGGGGCTGaaaagcttgcattcaattgccattTTGGGACCCTTGGGTTCTGGGCTGACTTGCGCCGGCAAATCTGATGGAAATCCTAGAGTGCACCTTTAATACAGGTACATTGTTGTGATTGAGAGCCTTACCTGTCACAGTGAGCTGGACAGGTACGTTATGCTGCTCTCCCTTATAGTCTTTAAGGAGAACAGAGTAAACCAGGGCATCCCCTATCCTCACATCTCTTATCTCTAAGTCCCCGGACGAGATGTTGAGACTTAGACGACCCTGAAACTGCCAGAAACGGTCTGTTTTGAGAAGGTGTGATTCTTTCCTGTACGTTGCAATCCAGGTGTTGTTGCTGAATATAGACCACTCTATCTTGCTCAAGATCCAGGATGAGTTGGCTCCAGAAGACAAGGTGACCGAATCTCCCAGGTAACCAGTGGTATCTCCCATCACCACTGAAACATAATGGAATGGAATGATTGTCCTGATGGTGATGGTATCATGTATAGTAATATACACAGAATTAGATAGAACAGAATTCAAATATGTATCCTTATGGTAATAACAgagatcatcatcattatcatcatcaattGCTTCAATATTCTGAGAGTATAAACATAAATTATTTATTATTGTTTAAATAAATAACTGGTTTTGTGATAACTGTAATTTTAATGAGATCGTATATCATTTAGGACAATTTAGAATttgctttctgtttctgttttctATTTCGGTCATGGGTCAAGACGTAGGCAATACGTATCAATGGAGGTTTGAAATCTTAACCTTAAACAAATTGTATCAAAAGTGGTCAAATTAGCCTAAACTACTTCATACGAGATGTGATATGGACTGATGAAAGGTTACATATACCTTGATCTTCGGTACACCATTAAAGTTCAAAAAGCTAATCGATAAAGGTGACATCATAGCAAGTGCCTTTATCAGGGTTTGGGGTCAGTCCCATTTTATTCAGATGATTTAATTCAAGAATGGaccatttacatacagttgaagtcagatgtttacatacaccttagccaaatatatttaaactcagtttttcacaatttctgacatttaatcctagtaaaaattccctgtcttaggtcagttaggatcaccactttattttaagaatgtgaaatgtcagaataatattagagagactcatttatttcagcttttatttctttcatcacattcccagtgggtcagaagtttacatacactcaattagtttttggtagcattgcctttaaattatttaacttgggtcaaacgtttcaggtagccttcaacaagattcccacaataagtggggtgaattttggcccattcctcctgacaaagctggtgtaactgagtcaggtttgtaggcctctttcctcgcacacactttttcagttctgcctacaaacgttcaataggattgaggtcagggctttgtgatggccactccaataccttgactttgttgtccttaggccattatGCCAAATCTTTGGAAAtatggttggggtcattgtccatttggaagacccatttgcgaccaagctttaacttcctgactgatgtcttgagatgttgcttcaatatatccacataattttactccctcatgatgccatctattttgtgaagtgcaccagtccctcctgcagcaaagcacccccaccacatgatgctgccacccccgtgcttcagttgggatggtgttcttcggcttgcaagcctccccctttttcttccaaacataacaatggtcatgatg from Oncorhynchus tshawytscha isolate Ot180627B linkage group LG15, Otsh_v2.0, whole genome shotgun sequence includes the following:
- the LOC112214589 gene encoding uncharacterized protein LOC112214589, with protein sequence MACVVLALLTILPVVMGDTTGYLGDSVTLSSGANSSWILSKIEWSIFSNNTWIATYRKESHLLKTDRFWQFQGRLSLNISSGDLEIRDVRIGDALVYSVLLKDYKGEQHNVPVQLTVTERLSKPSVRKVFSMLKDSHCVMALQCSSSVKDTHLSWEPEAVFEDAFWKGNPNTNVSVVWTSYSPNRNATFTCTASNGLSKASRVVTERCQEPGMVGETRFPGIVFLMLLLGIVFGCVLTYICFRVELKMFPVSTL